The following are encoded together in the Pseudomonas sp. IB20 genome:
- the purD gene encoding phosphoribosylamine--glycine ligase — MNVLIIGSGGREHALAWKVAQDPRVQKVFVAPGNAGTAIEAKCENVAIDVLALEQLADFAEKNVSLTIVGPEVPLVAGVVDLFRSRGLDCFGPTAGAAQLEGSKAFTKDFLARHKIPTADYQNFTEIEPALAYLREKGAPIVIKADGLAAGKGVIVAMTLQEAEDAVRDMLAGNAFGDAGSRVVIEEFLDGEEASFIVMVDGKNVLPMATSQDHKRVGDADTGPNTGGMGAYSPAPVVTSDVHKRVMDLVIWPTVRGMADEGNVYTGFLYAGLMIDKAGNPKVIEFNCRFGDPETQPVMLRLQSSLVLLVEAALAQALDKVEAQWDPRPSVGIVLAAGGYPADYAKGDVIEGLDAAATLEGKVFHAGTALKDGKVVTAGGRVLCATAMGASVDAAQQQAYKLAAKIDWKGCFYRTDIGYRAIARERGENN; from the coding sequence ATGAATGTTTTGATCATTGGCAGCGGTGGCCGTGAACACGCCCTGGCCTGGAAAGTTGCCCAGGACCCGCGTGTCCAGAAAGTTTTTGTCGCCCCCGGCAACGCCGGCACCGCCATTGAAGCCAAGTGCGAAAACGTCGCTATCGACGTATTGGCCCTGGAGCAACTGGCTGACTTTGCCGAAAAAAATGTGTCCCTGACCATCGTCGGCCCGGAAGTGCCGCTGGTTGCCGGCGTTGTGGACCTGTTCCGCAGCCGTGGCCTGGACTGCTTCGGCCCGACCGCTGGCGCTGCCCAGCTGGAAGGTTCCAAGGCGTTCACCAAAGACTTCCTGGCGCGCCACAAGATCCCGACCGCCGACTACCAGAACTTCACCGAGATCGAGCCAGCACTGGCCTACCTGCGTGAAAAAGGCGCGCCAATCGTGATCAAGGCCGATGGCCTGGCCGCCGGTAAAGGCGTAATCGTAGCGATGACCCTGCAGGAAGCCGAAGACGCCGTGCGCGACATGCTCGCCGGCAACGCTTTCGGTGACGCCGGTTCGCGCGTGGTCATCGAGGAGTTCCTTGACGGCGAAGAGGCCAGCTTTATCGTGATGGTCGACGGCAAAAACGTCTTGCCAATGGCCACCAGCCAAGACCACAAACGCGTCGGCGATGCTGACACTGGCCCGAACACCGGCGGCATGGGTGCTTACTCCCCGGCCCCAGTGGTCACCAGCGACGTACACAAGCGCGTGATGGACCTGGTGATCTGGCCGACCGTGCGTGGCATGGCCGACGAAGGCAATGTGTACACCGGTTTCCTGTATGCCGGCCTGATGATCGACAAAGCCGGTAACCCGAAAGTCATCGAGTTCAACTGCCGCTTTGGTGACCCGGAAACTCAACCAGTGATGCTGCGCCTGCAATCGAGCTTGGTGCTGCTGGTGGAAGCCGCGCTGGCCCAGGCGCTGGACAAGGTTGAAGCGCAGTGGGACCCACGTCCGAGCGTTGGCATCGTGCTGGCGGCCGGTGGTTACCCTGCCGACTACGCCAAAGGCGATGTGATTGAAGGCCTCGACGCAGCTGCTACGCTAGAAGGTAAGGTGTTCCATGCGGGCACCGCGCTCAAGGATGGCAAAGTTGTAACCGCAGGTGGCCGCGTATTGTGCGCCACCGCGATGGGTGCCAGTGTCGACGCCGCGCAACAACAGGCGTACAAGCTGGCCGCGAAAATCGACTGGAAAGGTTGCTTCTACCGCACGGACATCGGCTACCGCGCCATTGCCCGTGAACGTGGCGAGAACAACTGA
- a CDS encoding precorrin-2 C(20)-methyltransferase: MPARGRLIGLGVGPGDPELITLKALRLLRESPVVAYFVAKGKKGNAFGIIEDHLVAQQTLMPLVYPVTTEVLPAPLSYEQVISDFYDTASLDVAAHLDAGRDVAVICEGDPFFYGSYMYLHDRLAERYEAQVIPGVCSMLGGASVLGAPLVYRNQSLSVLSGVLPHDDLKRRLADADAAVIMKLGRNFPKVRQVLEELGLAERALYVERATMANQKIVPLGQVDPASSPYFSLIIVPGERWQG, translated from the coding sequence ATGCCGGCACGCGGACGTTTGATCGGCTTGGGCGTGGGCCCCGGCGACCCGGAACTGATCACGCTCAAGGCCCTGCGCCTGCTGCGCGAGTCGCCGGTGGTGGCGTACTTCGTGGCCAAGGGCAAGAAGGGCAACGCTTTCGGCATCATCGAAGACCACTTGGTCGCGCAGCAGACCTTGATGCCGCTGGTGTACCCGGTGACCACCGAAGTGCTGCCGGCGCCGCTGTCTTACGAGCAAGTCATTAGCGACTTCTACGACACGGCCAGCCTCGACGTCGCGGCGCACCTGGACGCTGGCCGCGATGTGGCGGTGATCTGCGAAGGCGACCCGTTCTTCTACGGCTCCTACATGTACCTGCACGACCGCCTCGCCGAGCGCTATGAAGCCCAAGTCATCCCCGGTGTGTGCTCAATGCTCGGCGGCGCCTCGGTACTCGGTGCGCCGTTGGTGTATCGCAATCAGAGCCTGTCGGTGCTGTCGGGTGTGCTGCCCCATGACGACCTCAAGCGTCGCCTGGCGGATGCCGATGCGGCGGTGATCATGAAACTGGGCCGCAACTTCCCCAAGGTGCGCCAGGTGCTGGAAGAACTCGGTTTGGCCGAGCGTGCGCTGTATGTGGAGCGCGCGACCATGGCCAACCAGAAAATCGTGCCGCTGGGTCAGGTCGACCCGGCGTCTTCGCCGTATTTCTCGCTGATCATCGTGCCGGGTGAAAGGTGGCAAGGTTGA
- the cobG gene encoding precorrin-3B synthase translates to MPPDKAGIIPRLYPSTGSPVNPTPALNTLRPSACPGLLRIVQALDGGICRIKLAGGSITAAQAIAVADAAQAYAGGVIEATNRANLQIRGIGAEQGALIAALLAAGLGPNNAAGDDVRNLMLSPSAGIDPQMLFDTRPLADQILATLQNHPRFHELSAKFAVQLDGFEALAMLEHHHDLWLSAFERDGETLLAFGLAGCPGLDAPLAAVPLEQGHALVVAVLELFLDLATPTQTRMRHLAVDNLLARLNLPLLPVDGFKRPASEALLHLGTYPQGQKNQFYVAAVAPLGRLDSTMLKGVAQLASECGDGTLRFTPWQGVLLPNVQNHDAVTARLERLGFLCSVDQPLARMIACTGSSGCGKGLADTKVDALQLAALQPGVEVHLSGCPRSCAAAHTAPVTLLAVSPGHYDVYFRDAAQPGFGRLHARTLSIEAAGALLRARSRSNTDD, encoded by the coding sequence ATGCCACCGGACAAAGCAGGCATAATACCGCGCCTTTACCCGTCAACCGGTAGCCCCGTGAACCCAACGCCTGCTCTGAACACCTTGCGCCCCTCGGCTTGTCCGGGGTTGCTGCGTATTGTCCAGGCGTTGGATGGTGGCATTTGTCGAATCAAATTGGCCGGTGGGTCGATCACTGCCGCCCAGGCGATTGCCGTGGCGGATGCAGCCCAAGCCTATGCGGGCGGGGTGATCGAGGCCACCAACCGCGCCAATCTGCAGATTCGCGGGATTGGCGCCGAGCAGGGCGCCTTGATTGCCGCGCTGCTGGCCGCAGGCCTTGGCCCGAACAACGCCGCTGGCGACGATGTGCGCAACCTGATGCTCAGCCCCAGCGCCGGCATCGACCCGCAGATGCTGTTCGACACCCGCCCGCTGGCCGACCAGATCCTCGCCACCTTGCAAAACCATCCACGGTTTCATGAGTTGTCGGCCAAGTTCGCCGTGCAGCTGGATGGCTTTGAGGCCCTGGCGATGCTCGAGCATCACCACGACCTGTGGCTGTCGGCGTTTGAGCGTGATGGTGAAACATTGTTGGCCTTTGGCTTAGCCGGTTGCCCGGGGTTGGATGCGCCATTGGCGGCTGTGCCCCTAGAGCAAGGTCATGCTTTGGTCGTTGCCGTGCTCGAGCTGTTTCTCGACTTGGCGACCCCGACGCAAACTCGCATGCGTCATCTGGCTGTGGATAACTTACTGGCCCGTCTAAACCTGCCGCTGCTGCCGGTGGATGGCTTCAAACGCCCGGCCAGTGAGGCTTTATTGCATTTAGGGACTTATCCACAGGGTCAAAAAAATCAGTTCTACGTCGCCGCCGTTGCGCCATTGGGTCGTTTGGATTCAACCATGCTTAAAGGCGTCGCGCAGCTGGCCAGTGAGTGTGGCGACGGCACGTTGCGCTTTACGCCTTGGCAGGGCGTGCTGCTGCCCAATGTTCAAAATCATGACGCCGTTACTGCGCGATTGGAGCGGTTGGGCTTTCTCTGCTCAGTCGACCAACCCCTGGCGCGCATGATCGCCTGCACGGGCTCAAGTGGCTGCGGCAAAGGCCTGGCCGACACCAAGGTCGACGCCCTGCAATTGGCCGCGCTGCAACCCGGCGTTGAGGTGCACCTGTCCGGCTGCCCACGCTCCTGCGCCGCCGCACACACCGCGCCGGTCACCTTGCTGGCGGTGAGCCCCGGCCACTACGACGTCTATTTTCGCGACGCAGCCCAACCCGGTTTCGGCCGGCTGCACGCGCGCACTCTTTCCATTGAAGCGGCGGGCGCCCTGTTACGCGCACGCTCACGGAGCAACACCGATGATTGA
- a CDS encoding precorrin-8X methylmutase, with the protein MIDYIRDGQEIYRNSFAIIRAEAKLDRIPADLEKLAVRVIHACGMVEAIDGLQFSEGAGKAGRDALAAGAPILCDARMVSEGVTRTRLPANNEVICTLRDDSVPELARELGNTRSAAALELWRPHLEGSVVVIGNAPTALFYLLEMLDAGAPKPALILGFPVGFVGAAESKAMLAADSRGVPFVIMQGRLGGSAMAAAAVNALATEVE; encoded by the coding sequence ATGATTGATTACATCCGCGACGGTCAGGAGATCTATCGCAACTCCTTCGCCATTATTCGCGCGGAAGCCAAGTTGGACCGCATCCCGGCCGACCTGGAAAAACTCGCGGTGCGGGTGATTCATGCCTGCGGCATGGTCGAGGCCATCGACGGCCTGCAGTTCTCCGAAGGTGCAGGCAAGGCCGGGCGCGATGCGCTGGCCGCTGGCGCACCGATTTTGTGTGATGCGCGAATGGTCTCCGAAGGCGTGACCCGCACGCGCCTGCCGGCCAACAACGAAGTGATCTGCACCCTGCGCGATGACAGCGTGCCGGAGCTGGCGCGGGAGCTGGGCAACACCCGCTCCGCTGCCGCGCTGGAACTGTGGCGCCCGCACCTGGAAGGCAGCGTGGTGGTCATCGGCAACGCGCCGACCGCGTTGTTCTACCTGCTGGAAATGCTCGATGCCGGCGCGCCGAAACCGGCGTTAATTCTCGGCTTCCCGGTCGGCTTCGTCGGCGCCGCCGAATCCAAGGCGATGCTGGCGGCAGACAGCCGTGGCGTGCCGTTCGTGATCATGCAGGGCCGCCTGGGCGGCAGTGCGATGGCCGCCGCAGCGGTTAACGCCTTGGCCACGGAGGTCGAATAA
- a CDS encoding hybrid sensor histidine kinase/response regulator has product MRWLRIAIGFTVSLLTLLCLFPAQAAAQGIGWAVLLDEQADLQLSDIRSARYTNQFSPIELDRITAAEPDGALWVRFKLQPGKHEQVLRVFAPDLSHLSLYVLDGDTLVEQQSTGTRQPQAERPLPSSDFMLPMPQSQKPLEVYLRLVSEHELRPYITLEPAVLAAADQNQTLIYGLLFGCLLMLILHNLTRFAYHRSRSSLWLAACEVLLMLSLALLLNLVGPWLPNWHAVQTPGAYLALLLTAPCGLMFAYRFFMPLGPHPLNKLLMADILLIVLCGLLLLFVNTLPLNIITYALVALAGLSMLFVSAYHWQKGYRPARLFMAAMVVFNIGTLIILPALLGLTLVAPQGLIVTLLGFICLSGLLMSLALGERQRAIVEARFSLSRDLAASNAEIAAKAEFLAKISHEIRTPMNGVLGMTELLLGTPLSVKQRDYVQTIHSAGNELLTLINEILDISKLESGQIELDDVQFDLNALIEDCLSIFRAKAEQQNVELISFIQPQVPRVISGDPTRLRQALLSLLENALQKTDEGEVLIVVALDERSTKPRLRIAVQDSGLPMEAAERDALLNSELHSKNFLSATRLSGHLGLVIARQLILLMNGEFGIKSGSHQGSTLWLTLPLDPERLEHPTSDLDGPLKGARVLVVDDNDTCRKVLVQQCTAWGLNVSAVPSGKEALALLRTKAHLRDYFDVVLLDQNMPGMTGMQLAAKIKEDPSLNHDILLIMLTGISNAPSKIIARNCGIKRILAKPVAGYTLKTTLADELTQRSKGVVVPRVALSAPAAVTVPADFRILVAEDNSISTKVIRGMLGKLNLNPDTASNGEEALEAMKAQRYDLVLMDCEMPILDGFSATQQLRAWEVSHQRIRTPVVALTAHILSEHKERARQAGMDGHMAKPVELSQLRELVEFWVAQRQLRPEHAPS; this is encoded by the coding sequence GTGCGCTGGCTCAGGATCGCCATAGGTTTCACAGTCAGTCTGCTGACTCTGCTCTGCTTGTTCCCGGCCCAGGCCGCCGCGCAAGGCATTGGCTGGGCAGTATTGCTTGATGAACAGGCCGACCTGCAACTGAGCGACATCCGCTCGGCTCGCTACACCAATCAATTCAGCCCCATCGAACTGGACCGGATTACCGCCGCCGAGCCGGACGGTGCGTTGTGGGTACGCTTCAAGCTGCAACCCGGCAAGCACGAGCAAGTGCTGCGGGTGTTTGCCCCGGATCTCTCCCACCTGAGCCTCTATGTACTGGACGGCGACACCCTGGTGGAACAACAAAGCACCGGCACCCGCCAGCCCCAGGCGGAACGCCCGCTGCCCAGCAGCGACTTCATGCTGCCGATGCCACAGAGCCAGAAGCCGCTTGAGGTGTACCTGCGCCTGGTCTCGGAACACGAACTGCGTCCCTATATCACACTGGAACCGGCCGTGCTCGCCGCCGCCGACCAGAACCAGACGCTGATCTACGGCCTGCTGTTCGGCTGCCTGCTGATGCTGATCCTGCACAACCTCACGCGCTTCGCCTACCACCGCTCACGCAGCAGCCTGTGGCTGGCGGCCTGCGAAGTGTTGTTGATGCTGAGCCTGGCGCTGTTACTGAACCTCGTGGGGCCGTGGCTGCCAAACTGGCACGCGGTGCAGACACCAGGCGCCTACCTCGCCCTGCTGCTGACCGCGCCGTGCGGGCTGATGTTTGCCTACCGTTTTTTCATGCCGTTGGGCCCGCACCCGCTGAACAAGCTGTTGATGGCCGACATCCTGCTGATCGTGCTGTGCGGCCTGCTGCTGTTGTTCGTCAATACCTTGCCGTTGAACATCATCACCTATGCACTGGTCGCCCTGGCCGGCTTGAGCATGTTGTTTGTCTCGGCGTATCACTGGCAAAAAGGCTACCGGCCGGCGCGTCTGTTCATGGCGGCGATGGTGGTGTTCAACATCGGCACGCTGATCATTCTGCCAGCCCTGCTCGGCCTGACGCTGGTGGCCCCGCAAGGCTTGATCGTCACGCTGCTCGGCTTTATCTGCCTGAGCGGCTTGCTGATGAGCCTGGCCCTCGGCGAGCGCCAGCGCGCGATTGTCGAGGCGCGCTTCAGCCTCAGCCGCGACCTGGCGGCGAGCAATGCCGAGATCGCCGCCAAGGCCGAGTTCCTGGCAAAGATCAGCCACGAAATACGTACACCCATGAACGGCGTGCTGGGTATGACCGAGTTGTTGCTGGGCACGCCGCTGTCGGTGAAGCAGCGCGACTACGTACAGACCATCCACAGCGCCGGTAACGAACTGCTGACGCTGATCAACGAGATCCTCGACATCTCCAAGCTGGAGTCCGGGCAGATCGAGCTGGACGACGTGCAATTCGACCTCAATGCGCTGATCGAAGACTGCCTGAGTATCTTCCGCGCCAAGGCCGAGCAGCAGAACGTCGAACTGATTAGTTTTATTCAACCCCAGGTGCCCCGCGTCATCAGTGGCGACCCGACGCGCCTGCGCCAGGCACTGTTGAGCCTGCTGGAAAATGCCCTGCAAAAAACCGATGAAGGTGAAGTGTTGATCGTCGTCGCCCTCGACGAGCGCAGCACCAAACCGCGCCTGCGCATTGCCGTGCAAGACAGCGGCCTGCCGATGGAAGCCGCCGAGCGCGACGCGTTGCTGAACAGCGAACTGCACAGCAAGAACTTCCTCTCGGCCACACGCTTGAGCGGCCACCTGGGCCTAGTGATCGCCCGCCAACTGATCCTGTTGATGAACGGCGAGTTCGGCATTAAGAGCGGCAGCCACCAAGGCAGCACCCTGTGGCTGACCCTGCCGCTGGACCCGGAACGCCTGGAGCACCCGACCTCTGACCTCGACGGCCCGCTCAAAGGCGCACGGGTGCTGGTGGTGGACGACAACGACACGTGCCGCAAAGTGCTGGTGCAACAATGCACAGCCTGGGGCCTGAACGTCAGTGCCGTGCCGTCCGGCAAAGAGGCCCTGGCGTTGCTGCGCACCAAGGCGCACTTGCGCGACTACTTCGACGTGGTGCTGCTGGACCAGAACATGCCCGGCATGACTGGCATGCAACTGGCGGCGAAGATCAAGGAAGACCCAAGCCTGAACCACGACATCCTGCTAATCATGCTCACCGGCATCAGCAACGCGCCAAGCAAGATCATCGCGCGCAACTGCGGGATCAAGCGCATCCTCGCCAAGCCGGTGGCCGGCTATACGCTCAAGACCACCCTGGCCGACGAACTGACCCAGCGCAGCAAAGGCGTGGTGGTGCCACGCGTGGCCCTCAGCGCACCGGCAGCCGTGACCGTGCCTGCCGATTTCCGCATCCTGGTGGCCGAAGACAACAGCATCTCCACCAAAGTGATTCGCGGCATGCTCGGCAAGCTCAACCTCAACCCGGACACCGCCAGTAACGGCGAAGAAGCGCTCGAGGCGATGAAGGCCCAGCGTTACGACTTGGTGTTGATGGACTGTGAAATGCCGATCCTCGATGGCTTCTCTGCTACCCAGCAACTGCGGGCGTGGGAGGTTAGCCACCAACGCATTCGTACCCCGGTGGTTGCGCTTACAGCGCACATTCTCTCGGAGCATAAAGAGCGTGCGCGCCAGGCGGGGATGGATGGGCATATGGCCAAGCCGGTGGAGTTATCGCAGTTGCGCGAGTTGGTGGAATTCTGGGTGGCACAGCGTCAGCTGCGGCCGGAACACGCCCCGTCCTGA
- the cobJ gene encoding precorrin-3B C(17)-methyltransferase — MRPAIVILGQGSLATARKIAQVYPGALIHGLAGRVEGADQTYSEFGATLRQLYQQGTPLIALCAAGIVIRTLAPLLLEKGEEPAVLAVAEDGSAVVPLLGGLGGVNLMARDIAAALGVSAAITTSGELRFGTCLLNPPAGYQLADLELGKRFVSDLLAGESVRIEGAAPWLDQANLPQDQHARLAIHVGSTERVPSANELLIYPKNVCVTCKPGVQLAERVRAALHDAGIALQALACLLASELQMADASLHEAALELGVPLRFAGVTQEADIVISVAEQPLDLAHVGRPRGRLAVIGLGPGAAELMVPAVKAELARCTDVLGYETYVRMAGPLRDDQVQHCTDNREEMQRARHAFELAAQGRSVVVVSSGDPGVFAMAAAVIEALHESSDPAWHQVDLEILPGVSASLATAAQAGAPLGHDFCVMSLSDNLKPWSIIEKRLDLASQADLALAFYNPISRSRPWQLGRALEIVALHRTPQTPVVLGRDIGRPGQTLRVTTLGQLTPEQVDMRTMVLIGSSTTCVFPRAGGGDWVYTPRWYGEKPAG; from the coding sequence ATGCGCCCGGCGATCGTCATTCTGGGTCAGGGCAGCCTGGCCACGGCGCGCAAGATTGCGCAGGTTTACCCCGGCGCGCTGATTCATGGTTTGGCCGGGCGGGTTGAAGGTGCCGACCAGACCTACAGTGAGTTCGGCGCGACCCTGCGCCAGCTGTATCAACAAGGCACACCGCTGATTGCCCTGTGCGCCGCCGGCATCGTGATCCGCACCCTGGCGCCGCTGCTGCTGGAAAAGGGTGAGGAACCCGCCGTGCTGGCTGTGGCCGAAGACGGCAGCGCCGTGGTGCCCTTGCTCGGCGGCCTCGGCGGTGTGAACCTGATGGCGCGCGACATTGCCGCCGCGTTGGGCGTGTCTGCCGCGATCACCACCAGTGGCGAGTTGCGTTTCGGCACCTGCCTGCTGAACCCGCCGGCCGGTTATCAGCTGGCGGACCTGGAGTTGGGCAAGCGTTTCGTCTCGGACCTGCTCGCCGGCGAAAGCGTGCGCATCGAAGGCGCGGCGCCTTGGCTGGACCAGGCCAATTTGCCGCAGGATCAGCACGCGCGCCTGGCGATTCATGTGGGCAGCACCGAACGTGTGCCTTCGGCTAACGAGTTGCTGATTTATCCAAAGAACGTATGCGTCACCTGCAAGCCCGGCGTGCAGTTGGCTGAGCGAGTGCGTGCGGCATTACATGACGCAGGCATTGCGCTGCAAGCCCTGGCCTGCCTGTTGGCCAGCGAGCTGCAGATGGCCGACGCTTCACTGCATGAGGCTGCATTGGAACTGGGTGTGCCGCTGCGTTTTGCTGGCGTGACTCAAGAGGCCGACATCGTCATCAGCGTTGCCGAGCAACCGCTGGACCTGGCGCATGTCGGGCGCCCGCGTGGTCGTTTGGCGGTGATCGGCTTGGGCCCGGGCGCCGCCGAGTTGATGGTGCCGGCGGTCAAGGCTGAACTGGCGCGCTGCACCGATGTGCTGGGTTATGAAACCTATGTGCGCATGGCCGGGCCGTTGCGCGACGATCAAGTGCAGCACTGCACGGACAACCGCGAGGAAATGCAGCGCGCGCGTCACGCGTTTGAGCTGGCCGCGCAGGGCCGTTCCGTGGTCGTGGTGTCGTCCGGCGACCCCGGCGTGTTCGCCATGGCCGCTGCGGTGATCGAAGCCTTGCACGAGTCTAGCGATCCGGCCTGGCATCAGGTCGACCTGGAGATCCTGCCGGGTGTCTCGGCCTCGCTGGCCACCGCCGCCCAGGCGGGTGCACCGCTGGGCCATGACTTCTGCGTGATGTCGCTGTCGGACAACCTCAAGCCCTGGTCGATCATCGAAAAGCGCCTGGACCTCGCGTCCCAGGCCGACCTGGCCCTGGCGTTCTACAACCCGATCTCGCGTTCGCGGCCTTGGCAGCTGGGCCGCGCGCTGGAGATCGTCGCGTTGCACCGCACGCCGCAGACCCCGGTGGTGCTGGGGCGCGACATCGGTCGCCCAGGCCAGACCCTGCGTGTCACCACGCTTGGGCAATTGACGCCGGAACAGGTCGATATGCGCACCATGGTGCTGATCGGCTCGTCCACCACGTGCGTGTTCCCACGTGCTGGTGGCGGTGACTGGGTGTATACGCCGCGCTGGTATGGCGAGAAGCCCGCCGGCTGA
- the purH gene encoding bifunctional phosphoribosylaminoimidazolecarboxamide formyltransferase/IMP cyclohydrolase yields the protein MTDQTTRLPIRRALISVSDKTGILEFARELEALGVEILSTGGTFKLLQDNGVAAVEVADYTGFAEMMDGRVKTLHPKIHGGILGRRGIDDAIMTEHGIKPIDLVAVNLYPFEATINKPGCDLPTAIENIDIGGPTMVRSAAKNHKDVAIVVNASDYAQVLESLKAGGLTYAQRFDLMLKAFEHTAAYDGMIANYMGTVNQAAETLSTEGRSQFPRTFNSQFIKAQEMRYGENPHQSAAFYVEAKPAEVGIATATQLQGKELSYNNVADTDAALECVKSFVKPACVIVKHANPCGVAVSPDAEGGIRQAYELAYATDTESAFGGIIAFNRELDAETAKAIVERQFVEVIIAPSVSIEARAIVAAKANVRLLACGEWSADRAAAWDYKRVNGGLLVQSRDIGMIGSEDLKVVTKRAPTEQEINDLIFAWKVAKYVKSNAIVYAKNRQTIGVGAGQMSRVNSARIAAIKAEHAGLQVVGSVMASDAFFPFRDGLDNAAKAGVTAVIQPGGSMRDAEVIAAADEAGIAMVFTGMRHFRH from the coding sequence ATGACCGACCAGACTACCCGCCTGCCGATCCGCCGCGCCTTGATCAGTGTTTCCGACAAGACCGGGATCCTCGAATTTGCCCGGGAGCTGGAAGCCCTGGGTGTGGAAATCCTCTCCACGGGCGGGACCTTCAAACTGCTGCAGGACAACGGCGTGGCCGCAGTAGAAGTCGCGGACTACACCGGTTTCGCAGAAATGATGGACGGTCGGGTCAAGACCCTGCACCCGAAAATCCACGGTGGCATCCTCGGTCGTCGCGGTATCGACGACGCCATCATGACCGAGCACGGCATCAAGCCGATCGACCTGGTGGCCGTTAACCTCTACCCGTTCGAAGCCACCATCAACAAGCCTGGCTGCGACCTGCCGACCGCCATCGAAAACATCGATATCGGCGGCCCGACCATGGTCCGCTCTGCCGCCAAGAACCACAAAGACGTGGCCATCGTGGTTAACGCCAGCGACTACGCCCAAGTGCTCGAAAGCCTCAAAGCCGGTGGCCTGACCTACGCCCAGCGTTTCGACCTGATGCTCAAGGCGTTCGAACACACCGCCGCCTACGACGGCATGATCGCCAACTACATGGGCACCGTGAACCAGGCGGCTGAAACCCTCAGCACAGAAGGTCGCAGCCAGTTCCCGCGCACCTTCAACAGCCAGTTCATCAAGGCCCAAGAAATGCGCTACGGCGAGAACCCGCACCAGAGCGCGGCGTTCTACGTTGAGGCCAAGCCGGCTGAAGTCGGCATCGCCACCGCAACCCAGTTGCAAGGCAAAGAGCTGTCCTACAACAACGTGGCCGACACCGACGCCGCGCTGGAATGCGTGAAGAGCTTCGTCAAGCCGGCCTGCGTGATCGTCAAGCACGCCAACCCGTGCGGCGTGGCTGTGAGCCCGGACGCTGAAGGCGGTATCCGCCAGGCGTACGAACTGGCCTATGCCACCGACACCGAATCCGCGTTCGGCGGCATCATCGCCTTCAACCGCGAGCTGGATGCCGAAACCGCCAAAGCCATCGTCGAGCGTCAGTTCGTCGAAGTGATCATCGCCCCTTCCGTCAGCATCGAGGCCCGCGCCATTGTTGCCGCCAAAGCCAACGTGCGCCTGCTGGCCTGCGGCGAGTGGTCGGCTGACCGTGCCGCTGCCTGGGACTACAAGCGCGTCAACGGCGGCTTGCTGGTACAGAGCCGCGACATCGGCATGATCGGCAGCGAAGACCTGAAGGTCGTGACCAAACGCGCGCCAACCGAGCAGGAAATCAACGACCTGATCTTCGCCTGGAAAGTCGCCAAATACGTTAAGTCCAACGCCATCGTCTACGCCAAAAACCGCCAGACCATCGGTGTCGGCGCCGGCCAGATGAGCCGCGTGAACTCGGCGCGTATCGCCGCGATCAAGGCTGAGCATGCAGGCTTGCAGGTAGTCGGTTCGGTAATGGCTTCCGATGCGTTCTTCCCATTCCGTGATGGCCTGGACAATGCCGCGAAGGCCGGTGTTACCGCCGTGATCCAACCGGGCGGTTCAATGCGTGATGCAGAAGTCATCGCCGCTGCGGACGAAGCCGGCATTGCCATGGTCTTCACCGGCATGCGCCACTTCCGCCACTGA
- a CDS encoding MarC family protein: MLHVLFSVYLKMLVLYSPFFVLSCFISLTRGYSSKERRRLAWKVALATLVSSVLLYLFGRVIFSVFGITVDAFRIGAGSVLFISALGMAQGKSAVQTDNVQQDVTIVPLTIPLTVGPGTIGALLVMGVSQPHWDDKIMAILSIALASLTVGVVLYLSNRIERILGDQGLQIVSRLMGLFVCALAAQIIFTGVRGYLVP; this comes from the coding sequence ATGCTCCACGTGTTATTCAGCGTTTACCTGAAGATGCTGGTGCTCTACAGCCCATTCTTTGTGCTGTCCTGCTTTATCAGCCTGACCCGGGGTTACTCCAGCAAGGAACGCCGGCGGCTGGCCTGGAAAGTGGCCCTGGCAACACTGGTCTCGAGCGTATTGCTCTACCTGTTCGGCCGAGTCATTTTCAGTGTGTTCGGCATCACCGTGGACGCCTTCCGCATCGGCGCCGGCAGCGTGCTGTTTATCTCCGCCCTGGGCATGGCCCAGGGCAAGTCAGCGGTGCAGACCGACAATGTGCAGCAGGACGTGACCATCGTGCCGCTGACCATCCCGCTCACCGTCGGCCCCGGCACCATCGGTGCGCTGCTGGTAATGGGCGTCAGCCAACCGCATTGGGATGACAAGATCATGGCCATCCTCAGTATCGCCCTGGCCAGCCTCACGGTGGGCGTAGTGCTGTACCTGTCCAACCGGATCGAACGCATCCTGGGTGACCAGGGCTTGCAGATAGTGAGCCGGTTGATGGGGTTGTTCGTGTGCGCCCTCGCCGCGCAGATCATCTTTACCGGGGTGCGCGGTTACCTGGTGCCCTAG